The Virgibacillus sp. MSP4-1 genome has a segment encoding these proteins:
- a CDS encoding bifunctional 3-deoxy-7-phosphoheptulonate synthase/chorismate mutase: protein MSNEQLDQLRNELDKVNLDLLSLINKRGELVQQIGEVKEKHGMNRFDPVREREMLNHILQEHDGPFEYSTVEHLFKEIFKMALELQEDDHSKALLVSRKKKPEDTIINIKGQPVGNGELQYIMGPCSVESYEQVAEVAEAVKKQGLSLLRGGAFKPRTSPYDFQGLGIEGLKILKQVADEYDLAVVSEIVNPADIETACDYVDVIQLGARNMQNFELLKAAGSVNKPVLLKRGLAAQISEFINAAEYIISQGNENIILCERGIRTYEKATRNTLDISAVPILKKETHLPVFVDVTHSTGRRDLLLPAAKAAVAIGADGVMAEVHPDPAVALSDSQQQMDIPTFESFMTELKKMEQR, encoded by the coding sequence ATGAGTAATGAACAGTTGGACCAATTAAGAAACGAATTGGATAAGGTGAATCTGGATCTCTTGTCACTCATCAACAAGCGGGGAGAGCTTGTTCAGCAAATTGGTGAAGTTAAGGAAAAACACGGAATGAATCGATTTGACCCAGTACGTGAACGGGAAATGCTTAACCATATTTTACAGGAACATGATGGTCCTTTTGAATATTCAACAGTTGAGCATTTATTTAAGGAAATTTTTAAAATGGCTCTTGAACTCCAGGAAGATGACCATAGTAAGGCACTCCTGGTTTCCAGGAAGAAAAAACCGGAGGACACCATTATCAACATCAAGGGTCAACCCGTTGGTAACGGTGAATTACAATATATTATGGGTCCATGTTCGGTTGAAAGCTACGAACAGGTAGCAGAAGTCGCGGAAGCTGTCAAAAAGCAGGGTCTGTCATTACTGAGAGGGGGAGCGTTTAAACCAAGAACCTCTCCTTACGATTTCCAGGGTTTAGGGATTGAAGGATTAAAGATTCTGAAGCAGGTTGCCGATGAATATGACTTAGCCGTAGTCAGTGAAATTGTGAATCCTGCCGATATAGAAACGGCCTGTGATTACGTTGACGTTATCCAGCTTGGGGCAAGAAACATGCAAAATTTTGAGCTGTTAAAAGCAGCAGGGTCTGTAAATAAACCTGTATTACTAAAAAGAGGTTTAGCTGCCCAAATTTCTGAGTTTATTAATGCGGCGGAATATATTATCTCCCAGGGCAATGAAAATATTATCCTTTGTGAACGCGGAATTCGAACCTATGAAAAGGCTACACGTAATACGCTGGACATCTCAGCCGTCCCTATTCTGAAAAAAGAAACCCACTTACCTGTATTTGTGGATGTCACTCATTCAACAGGTCGTCGTGATTTGCTTCTGCCAGCGGCTAAGGCAGCTGTCGCCATTGGAGCAGATGGAGTTATGGCCGAGGTTCATCCTGATCCAGCTGTGGCATTATCTGATTCTCAGCAGCAAATGGATATCCCTACATTCGAATCGTTTATGACAGAATTGAAGAAAATGGAACAACGTTAA
- a CDS encoding cell division protein FtsA: MGEKIFAFDIGTRSVVGMILEKEENNFEVIDIVTEEHQKRSMLDGQIHDIVAVSNVINSVKEKLEEKHGIIKKVCVAAAGRALKTQQTEIETDLRQNPILTKNDVSRLELSAVQQAQYELSEQGEETTHYYCVGYSVLYYQLDGDEIGSLIDQQGATAKVKIIATFLPEVVVESLISALQRANLEMDALTLEPIAAINVLIPPSMRRLNVALVDVGAGTSDIAITNHGTVTGYGMVPIAGDEITDAISQAYLLDFPQAEDVKRELTEHQKAVAEDILGMETEIHHKDLVEQISDTINHLAKSICEEIFTLNHKSPQAVMLVGGGSLTPELTSRIAHHLKLPENRVAVRGTEAIQSLRKERNLIKGPSFVTPIGIAIAARQSPIQYVSVKVNERNVRLFDLKELTVGDCLLAAGIRVNKIHGKPGMALMVKVNGRQLSIPGTLGEPPLIKRNHEHVDVNSPIKHGDELTVEAGNDGKSPEISIKELTEGYSTQNISFQNQPYKIHPEMILNGKKADPDYIVNDGDIIDIQRIETLGEFLKSIHQMEYTDKNTPFTVYINGQLHITDEQVCTLFINGQKANPTSTLHDGDDVSIELTEELPLKELLRKLDLTMHEEIPIIFDSKPILLQKKKREFFKDAEKLQDSSMVTAGDHLTMKEFTPEPFIFQDIFRYIDIDVTNVKGKQFKLYINDQEASFTDQLSPHDEVRIQWIESYTKR, encoded by the coding sequence ATGGGAGAGAAAATTTTTGCATTTGATATCGGGACACGTTCTGTGGTCGGGATGATTCTGGAGAAGGAAGAGAACAATTTTGAAGTGATTGATATTGTAACGGAAGAGCATCAGAAAAGATCGATGCTGGATGGGCAAATCCATGATATTGTTGCTGTCTCCAACGTCATCAACAGTGTGAAGGAAAAACTGGAAGAGAAGCACGGAATCATTAAAAAGGTCTGCGTGGCAGCTGCAGGAAGAGCATTAAAAACACAGCAGACAGAGATTGAAACAGATTTGCGTCAGAACCCCATCCTGACGAAAAATGACGTTTCCCGTCTTGAATTAAGCGCCGTTCAGCAGGCGCAGTATGAATTATCAGAACAGGGAGAAGAAACCACCCATTATTACTGTGTGGGATATTCCGTTCTTTATTACCAATTGGATGGGGATGAAATCGGATCCTTGATTGATCAGCAGGGAGCCACAGCCAAGGTTAAAATCATTGCGACTTTTCTCCCGGAAGTAGTCGTCGAATCTTTAATTTCTGCCCTTCAACGAGCGAACTTGGAAATGGATGCATTAACACTTGAACCCATTGCAGCCATCAATGTTTTAATCCCTCCTTCTATGAGACGATTAAATGTTGCTCTCGTTGATGTGGGTGCTGGAACAAGTGATATTGCCATTACCAATCATGGGACAGTTACTGGTTATGGCATGGTTCCTATTGCCGGAGACGAGATTACCGATGCGATCAGCCAGGCCTATTTACTTGATTTTCCACAGGCGGAGGACGTGAAACGTGAATTAACAGAACATCAAAAAGCAGTAGCAGAAGATATTTTAGGAATGGAGACAGAAATTCATCATAAGGACCTGGTCGAGCAGATTTCAGATACCATCAATCATTTGGCTAAGTCCATTTGTGAGGAAATTTTCACACTGAACCATAAATCACCACAGGCTGTTATGCTCGTAGGGGGAGGAAGTCTGACCCCTGAACTGACATCACGAATTGCTCATCATCTGAAGCTTCCGGAAAACCGTGTAGCCGTGAGAGGGACAGAAGCCATACAGAGTCTAAGAAAAGAACGTAATCTCATTAAAGGTCCCTCCTTTGTTACGCCAATTGGTATTGCCATTGCAGCCAGGCAATCTCCTATACAGTATGTTAGCGTTAAAGTGAATGAACGAAATGTTCGTCTGTTTGATCTTAAAGAACTGACTGTGGGAGACTGTCTGCTGGCTGCCGGGATCAGAGTGAATAAAATTCATGGAAAACCCGGGATGGCACTTATGGTAAAAGTGAATGGTCGACAGCTTTCCATTCCTGGAACTCTTGGAGAACCGCCTTTGATTAAACGGAATCATGAACATGTGGATGTAAACAGTCCGATTAAACATGGGGATGAACTCACAGTTGAAGCTGGAAACGACGGTAAATCACCGGAAATAAGCATTAAGGAGTTAACAGAAGGATACAGCACCCAAAACATTTCCTTTCAGAATCAGCCTTATAAAATCCATCCGGAGATGATCCTGAATGGTAAGAAAGCAGACCCTGACTATATCGTTAACGATGGGGATATTATTGATATTCAGAGGATTGAGACGCTGGGGGAATTTCTGAAGAGCATTCATCAAATGGAATATACAGATAAAAATACTCCTTTTACCGTTTATATCAATGGTCAATTACATATAACGGATGAACAGGTTTGCACTTTATTTATTAACGGTCAAAAGGCAAATCCGACTTCTACGCTCCATGATGGAGATGATGTTTCCATTGAGTTAACTGAGGAACTCCCGTTAAAAGAGCTTTTAAGGAAATTAGATTTGACGATGCACGAAGAAATCCCGATTATTTTTGATTCAAAACCCATTCTTTTACAAAAAAAGAAACGGGAATTTTTCAAAGATGCTGAAAAACTGCAGGATAGTAGTATGGTAACAGCTGGTGACCATTTAACAATGAAGGAATTTACACCTGAACCTTTTATTTTTCAGGATATTTTCCGTTATATCGACATTGATGTCACAAATGTAAAGGGAAAACAATTCAAGCTGTACATTAACGATCAGGAAGCAAGCTTCACCGATCAGCTTTCCCCCCATGATGAGGTTCGAATTCAATGGATTGAAAGTTATACAAAAAGATAA
- the ytxJ gene encoding bacillithiol system redox-active protein YtxJ, which yields MEILEDNRDFQEILQKQDRFFLLKHSLTCPISAEAKQQFETFSETTELPLYILHVQEARPLSNEIADSYGIKHESPQALLFNQSQVVWDASHWDVTREALTEAETKYANKKEPNS from the coding sequence ATGGAAATACTGGAGGATAACAGGGACTTTCAAGAGATTCTGCAAAAACAGGACCGTTTTTTCCTTCTTAAACATAGCCTTACGTGCCCTATCAGTGCTGAGGCTAAACAGCAATTTGAAACATTTTCCGAGACGACTGAACTTCCTTTATATATATTACATGTTCAGGAAGCAAGGCCCCTATCAAATGAAATTGCAGATTCTTACGGAATAAAGCATGAATCTCCACAGGCACTGCTTTTCAATCAAAGCCAGGTGGTCTGGGATGCATCTCACTGGGATGTTACGAGAGAAGCCCTGACGGAAGCGGAAACGAAATATGCCAATAAAAAAGAGCCAAATTCATAA